One window from the genome of Salvelinus namaycush isolate Seneca chromosome 19, SaNama_1.0, whole genome shotgun sequence encodes:
- the LOC120063986 gene encoding gamma-crystallin M2-like: MMGKITFYEDRNFQGRSYETTQDCADMSSFLSRCHSCRVDSGCFMVYDRNNYMGNQYLMRRGEYPDYQRMGMGMNDCIRSCRMIPMHIGNFRMKIYERENFEGQMHEMMDDCDSIQDRYRMSDCQSCNVMEGHWLMYEQPHYRGRQMYMRPGEYRSFSQMGMGGMRFMSMRRIMDNMSM; this comes from the exons ATGATGGGCAAA ATCACCTTCTACGAGGACAGGAACTTCCAGGGCCGTTCCTATGAGACCACCCAGGACTGCGCTGACATGTCCTCCTTCCTGAGCAGGTGTCACTCCTGCAGGGTTGACAGCGGTTGCTTCATGGTCTACGATCGTAACAACTACATGGGGAACCAGTACCTCATGAGGAGAGGCGAGTACCCTGACTACCAGCGCATGGGAATGGGAATGAACGACTGCATCCGGTCCTGCCGCATGATCCCCATG CACATAGGAAACTTCAGGATGAAGATCTACGAGAGGGAGAACTTTGAAGGTCAGATGCACGAGATGATGGACGACTGTGACTCCATCCAGGATCGTTACCGTATGTCCGACTGCCAGTCCTGCAACGTTATGGAGGGCCACTGGCTGATGTACGAGCAGCCCCACTACAGAGGCAGACAGATGTACATGAGGCCTGGAGAGTACAGAAGCTTCAGTCAGATGGGCATGGGAGGCATGAGGTTCATGAGCATGAGGCGTATCATGGATAACATGTCTATGTAA